In the genome of Bacteroides mediterraneensis, the window ACACGCTGGCATACGCAATCTTCTGTGCGAAAGCATATTCAGAACCGATATATCCCAATGAATAAGGAGTCTGTGCAATGATTCCAGCTACACCCGGATTACCTTTGGCTGCCTGCCCTACCGGGAAGTCGACCGTCTTTCCTGCTCCATAAGTGTTCTTCCAGTTTTCGCTGACCTTTGACAGATAGTCAGTAAAGATGAAAGTCGTACCACTACCGTCCGAACGGTAAGCCAAGATAATTTTCTTGGCCGGCAGTGTCACGTCCGGATTCAGTTTCTGCAAACGGGCATCATTCCAGTCGGTAATCTTGCCGGCATAGATATCGGCAATCACGTCGCCCGACAGGTTCAGTTTCACCACATCCGGCAAGTTATAAGCCATCACAACGGCTCCCATACAGGTCGGGATGTGTACAACCGGCTGCATTTCCTTCATTTCATCATCGCTCAAGAACGCATCACTACCGGCAAAGTCTACGATGCCATCCTTCAGGTTACGGACACCACCGCCACTACCAATACCTCCGTAAGAAACCTTGTCGCCGGAAGTGGCATTGTAGTTCTCGAATGACATATTATAAAATGGCAAGGGGAAAGTGGCTCCTGCACCAGTCAGTTCCACGGATTCACGTCCATTAGCAGATTTCTGTCCACCACAAGCTGCGAGTGACAAAGCCATCGCTCCAGCAATTAAAGGCAAATAAAACTTTTTCATTGTGTTATACATTTATATAAGTTATGAATCTATTTGTTTTTCTCGTCTCACGTCTTAAATGGCAAAGGAAGCGTTCAGATACACATAGCTCGACAGTTTTCCTCCCTCTGCTTTCGGCGACCAAAGGCGGAAATTCGGAGCCAGCTTCACGTACTTGCCCAATTTGAACTCCGCTCCCAGCATACCGGCCATTCCGTCGGCATCCTTGTTCCAGTCATTCTTGGAAGAAAGCATGTCCCAACGCCCGAAAAGACCGATTTTCTTGTTCAGCTGAGCCGAAGCGTACACCGACACACCATCCTGGTCACAACCTTCCACATATTTGGCATTGGTCTGATAATTATATTCAGCCGCCACCGAGAAGGCATTGTTTTTATACCCCAC includes:
- the pstS gene encoding phosphate ABC transporter substrate-binding protein PstS; this translates as MKKFYLPLIAGAMALSLAACGGQKSANGRESVELTGAGATFPLPFYNMSFENYNATSGDKVSYGGIGSGGGVRNLKDGIVDFAGSDAFLSDDEMKEMQPVVHIPTCMGAVVMAYNLPDVVKLNLSGDVIADIYAGKITDWNDARLQKLNPDVTLPAKKIILAYRSDGSGTTFIFTDYLSKVSENWKNTYGAGKTVDFPVGQAAKGNPGVAGIIAQTPYSLGYIGSEYAFAQKIAYASVYNKRGELVTPSTESISAAAGDIPQDTRCSITDADAAGAYPISCFTWLLIYKEQHYAERSLNQAKATLELMQYMLSDSVQQTTATVHYAPLPKKAVELSLQNLKAVTYDGQPILK